In a genomic window of Vicinamibacterales bacterium:
- a CDS encoding MBL fold metallo-hydrolase, producing the protein MSRRVAPPSTAAALLVLAVVGLAGLPACRGEADVPLFLVAGGDGTPVGAPEPVADGLYLVRGGGGNTAVFVTPSAVVVVDPKYAAAWPALDAAVRTLTDRPITHAILTHSHSDHAEAVVELPASVRIVAATRTVDRLLHFSYLPRGPETEQRLTRVDDRLVLFDGDDAVTLFHPGAAHTDGDLVVSFDKARVLHLGDLFPGQRFPIINIEGGGDGRHFPDALQATLDAFPAAARVITGHGTVLGRQDLVDYAAFVRFSVEYVRAEMRMFKDKAAVFRALPLPDRFTDYDRTRQFDTLDEIDRSLRPRWQRLF; encoded by the coding sequence ATGTCCCGCCGCGTTGCGCCCCCCTCGACGGCCGCCGCCCTGCTGGTCCTCGCGGTGGTCGGGCTGGCCGGACTGCCGGCCTGCCGGGGCGAGGCGGACGTGCCCCTGTTCCTGGTCGCCGGCGGCGACGGCACGCCGGTCGGTGCGCCGGAGCCCGTGGCCGACGGCCTCTACCTCGTCCGGGGCGGCGGCGGCAACACGGCCGTGTTCGTCACGCCGTCCGCCGTGGTCGTCGTCGACCCGAAGTACGCGGCCGCGTGGCCGGCCCTCGACGCCGCCGTCCGGACCCTCACCGATCGCCCCATCACCCACGCGATCCTGACGCACTCCCACAGCGACCACGCCGAGGCCGTGGTGGAGCTGCCGGCCAGCGTGCGAATCGTCGCCGCGACCCGCACGGTCGATCGGCTGCTCCACTTCAGCTACCTGCCGCGGGGGCCCGAGACCGAGCAGCGCCTCACCCGCGTCGACGATCGCCTGGTGCTGTTCGACGGCGACGACGCGGTGACGCTGTTCCATCCCGGGGCGGCCCACACCGACGGCGACCTCGTCGTCTCGTTCGACAAGGCGCGTGTCCTCCACCTGGGCGACCTCTTCCCGGGGCAGCGCTTCCCCATCATCAACATCGAGGGCGGCGGCGACGGCCGCCACTTCCCCGACGCCCTGCAGGCGACGCTGGACGCCTTCCCGGCGGCCGCGCGCGTGATCACGGGCCACGGCACGGTGCTCGGCCGCCAGGACCTGGTGGACTACGCCGCGTTCGTCCGCTTCTCGGTGGAGTACGTGCGGGCCGAGATGCGGATGTTCAAGGACAAGGCCGCCGTCTTCCGCGCGCTGCCGCTGCCCGACCGCTTCACGGACTACGACCGGACGCGCCAGTTCGACACGCTCGACGAAATCGACCGCAGCCTCCGCCCGCGGTGGCAACGCCTCTTCTGA
- a CDS encoding serine/threonine-protein kinase, protein MSEPLSKERWQRLQSLFTALVDEPADRQRIAVDALTDDDASLAAELGRMLAASGSAAHDLGAVVRAGTAMVDRVTSAPPRAFGRYRVVGEIGRGGMGVVYEAVSDDEFRQRVAVKVAPFAGTPELEQRFALERRILARLEHPNIARFLDAGTEGGHPYVVMEFVDGEPLTAYGRSRALSLAARVALFRPVCAAVQYAHQHLVVHRDLKPSNILVTADGVPKLLDFGIATILEPGRVPGATLGAVTWTPDYASPEQVAGQPVSTQSDVYSLGLVLYELLTGQPAQRADTSSPLALTRSVCEAEPPPPSARAAAEGLPALARQLRGDLDTVVMTAVAKDPARRYGTAAALAEDLDRAMRGEPIHARPHTAWYRTRKFLARNRVAAAAAAIVALSLGVGAAATAYQARRAERRFQQVRALANAFVFDVHDRIATLPGATSARKAIVETALTYLENLREEAGDDASLARELAAAYEKVAGVQGHPLQANLGDPAGALVSYARAAELLSPLSAGGDVSATLALGTVEMRSGQVLRARGDRAGAIAAFERARTLAEQADRVRPDRASVDLLGELYADIARWAMDSREVERANAAAEQAMTYAERLVALDGGASHARDGLATALNALGSARLVSGRLAQAAEAFRRGIELREALVAAEPRNVDLRRGLIVSYGNLGDVLAGRTGQNLGDVAGASQALRRAAALAHGLLDDDPADRRARFDVVNAELRVGSVLADGAGAFAEALPHYEETDRLNAALLAEEPSSDRYGYLQLVLDRRLGTALAALDRRSEAAARLRRVVEKAPAFSEGPNGVNARQQMVLSLAELAAVLAAGGDPAAAATADRAAAALETAPPQPPAAAAPAHATAARAYLTLAARAPRERRGRLVAGAVACLDRAEAAWRAAALSPALEPRRAAALDALAADRARAETLDGR, encoded by the coding sequence GTGTCCGAGCCCCTCTCCAAGGAACGCTGGCAGCGTCTGCAGTCGCTCTTCACCGCCCTGGTGGACGAGCCTGCCGACCGGCAGCGGATCGCCGTCGACGCGTTGACCGACGACGACGCGTCGCTGGCCGCCGAGCTCGGTCGCATGCTGGCCGCGTCGGGCTCTGCCGCGCACGATCTGGGTGCGGTGGTCCGCGCCGGCACGGCGATGGTGGACCGCGTCACCAGCGCGCCGCCCCGGGCCTTCGGCCGCTACCGGGTCGTGGGCGAGATCGGCCGCGGCGGCATGGGCGTCGTCTACGAGGCGGTGAGCGACGACGAGTTCCGCCAGCGGGTGGCCGTGAAGGTGGCCCCGTTCGCGGGCACCCCGGAGCTCGAACAGCGCTTCGCGCTGGAACGGCGGATCCTGGCGCGGCTCGAGCACCCGAACATCGCGCGCTTCCTGGACGCGGGCACCGAGGGCGGGCATCCGTACGTGGTCATGGAGTTCGTGGACGGCGAGCCGCTCACGGCCTACGGCCGCTCGCGGGCGCTCTCCCTCGCCGCGCGCGTGGCGCTGTTCCGTCCCGTCTGCGCGGCCGTGCAGTACGCGCATCAGCACCTGGTCGTCCATCGCGACCTGAAGCCCTCCAACATCCTCGTGACCGCCGACGGCGTCCCGAAGCTGCTGGACTTCGGCATCGCGACGATCCTCGAGCCGGGCCGGGTGCCGGGTGCGACGCTGGGCGCCGTCACCTGGACGCCCGATTACGCGAGCCCTGAGCAGGTGGCCGGCCAGCCCGTGAGCACCCAGAGCGACGTCTACAGCCTGGGCCTGGTCCTGTACGAGCTGCTCACGGGGCAGCCCGCCCAGCGGGCCGACACCTCGTCGCCCCTCGCGCTCACGCGATCGGTCTGCGAAGCCGAGCCTCCACCGCCCAGCGCCCGCGCTGCCGCCGAGGGATTGCCGGCGCTGGCGCGCCAGCTGCGCGGGGATCTCGACACGGTCGTCATGACGGCCGTGGCCAAGGACCCGGCCCGCCGCTACGGCACGGCCGCGGCCCTGGCCGAGGATCTCGACCGGGCCATGCGCGGCGAGCCGATCCACGCGCGGCCCCACACGGCGTGGTACCGCACGCGGAAGTTCCTGGCCAGGAACCGCGTGGCCGCGGCCGCCGCCGCGATCGTCGCGCTCAGCCTCGGCGTGGGCGCCGCGGCCACCGCCTACCAGGCGCGCCGCGCCGAGCGGCGCTTCCAGCAGGTGCGTGCGCTGGCCAACGCCTTCGTGTTCGACGTCCACGACCGCATCGCCACCCTGCCCGGCGCGACCAGCGCCCGCAAGGCGATCGTCGAAACGGCGCTGACGTATCTCGAGAACCTGCGCGAGGAGGCCGGCGACGACGCGTCGCTCGCGCGCGAGCTCGCGGCCGCGTACGAGAAGGTCGCCGGCGTGCAGGGACACCCCCTGCAGGCCAACCTCGGCGATCCCGCCGGCGCGCTCGTGAGCTACGCGCGCGCGGCCGAGCTCCTGTCGCCGTTGTCGGCGGGCGGCGACGTGTCGGCCACCCTGGCCCTCGGGACGGTGGAGATGCGCTCGGGGCAGGTGCTCCGAGCCCGCGGTGACCGCGCCGGGGCGATCGCGGCGTTCGAGCGCGCCCGGACGCTGGCGGAGCAGGCCGATCGGGTCCGGCCCGATCGCGCAAGCGTCGACCTGCTCGGCGAGCTCTACGCCGACATCGCGCGCTGGGCGATGGACTCGCGTGAGGTCGAGCGCGCCAACGCCGCCGCCGAGCAGGCCATGACCTACGCCGAGCGTCTCGTGGCGCTGGACGGCGGCGCCTCGCACGCGCGCGACGGCCTGGCGACCGCCCTGAACGCGCTCGGCTCGGCGCGCCTCGTGTCGGGCCGGCTCGCCCAGGCCGCCGAGGCGTTCCGGCGCGGGATCGAGCTGCGGGAGGCGCTCGTGGCCGCCGAGCCGCGAAACGTGGACCTCCGGCGCGGGCTCATCGTGAGCTACGGCAACCTCGGCGACGTGCTGGCCGGCCGGACCGGACAGAACCTGGGCGACGTCGCGGGCGCCTCGCAGGCCTTGCGACGGGCGGCGGCGCTCGCGCACGGGCTCCTCGACGACGATCCCGCCGACCGCCGGGCGCGTTTCGACGTCGTCAACGCGGAGCTGCGCGTCGGCAGCGTCCTGGCCGATGGGGCCGGCGCCTTCGCCGAGGCGCTCCCGCACTACGAGGAGACGGACCGGCTGAACGCGGCCCTCCTGGCGGAGGAGCCGTCGAGCGACCGCTACGGCTACCTGCAGCTCGTCCTCGACAGGCGGCTGGGGACGGCCCTCGCGGCGCTCGACCGCCGGTCCGAGGCGGCCGCGCGGCTGCGCCGCGTCGTGGAGAAGGCGCCGGCGTTCTCAGAGGGGCCCAACGGCGTCAACGCCAGGCAGCAGATGGTCCTGAGCTTGGCGGAGCTGGCGGCCGTCCTCGCGGCGGGCGGCGATCCCGCGGCGGCGGCAACCGCGGACCGCGCGGCTGCGGCGCTCGAGACCGCGCCGCCGCAGCCGCCGGCGGCGGCGGCTCCCGCGCATGCCACCGCCGCCCGGGCGTACCTGACGCTGGCCGCCCGGGCGCCGCGTGAACGGCGGGGGCGCCTCGTGGCCGGCGCCGTCGCGTGCCTCGACCGCGCCGAGGCGGCTTGGCGCGCGGCCGCGCTGTCGCCGGCGCTCGAGCCGCGGCGCGCCGCCGCGCTCGACGCCCTCGCGGCGGACCGGGCTCGCGCCGAAACACTGGACGGACGATGA
- a CDS encoding PepSY domain-containing protein, producing the protein MSFRTFMLWSHRWLGLTSGVLVLIAGLTGSLVMLPLAQPTRAWLLELHMNLLAGRAGAWLVVAVTVVSLLLQLGGVYLWWPPKSLRVRTDRGWWRFSYDVHNWVGVVGLLIMGLLAATAIGRVVFRAVPVPLAIEFVPRVVSRLHTAGGFPLPLQAIYFVGSLGFVVQAVTGALVWWRPSKARA; encoded by the coding sequence ATGTCGTTCCGGACGTTCATGCTGTGGTCGCACCGCTGGCTCGGGCTCACGAGCGGCGTACTCGTGCTCATCGCGGGCCTCACCGGATCCCTGGTGATGCTGCCCCTGGCCCAGCCCACGCGCGCGTGGCTCCTCGAGCTGCACATGAACCTGCTGGCCGGCCGTGCCGGTGCCTGGCTCGTGGTGGCGGTGACGGTGGTGTCGCTCCTGCTGCAGCTCGGGGGCGTGTACCTGTGGTGGCCGCCCAAGAGCCTGCGCGTCAGGACGGACCGCGGCTGGTGGCGCTTCAGCTACGACGTCCACAACTGGGTGGGCGTCGTGGGCCTGCTCATCATGGGCCTTCTCGCCGCGACGGCGATCGGGCGCGTGGTCTTCCGGGCCGTGCCGGTGCCGCTCGCGATCGAGTTCGTCCCGCGCGTGGTGTCGCGCCTGCACACGGCGGGCGGCTTCCCGCTGCCGCTGCAGGCGATCTACTTCGTCGGCTCGCTGGGCTTCGTCGTTCAGGCCGTCACCGGCGCGCTCGTGTGGTGGCGGCCGTCGAAGGCCCGGGCCTGA
- a CDS encoding class II fumarate hydratase yields the protein MSDGRPRPVSPDHPPARVESDSLGPVEIPAGAYWGAQTERSRLNFPIGRERHLVPAAVVHALGLVKLAAADANHALGVLDETRAAPIAAAAREVADGVWDRQFPLVVFQTGSGTHTNMNANEVIANRAIELAGGVIGSKTPVHPNDHVNRSQSSNDVIPTCMHVAVVSAVHARLLPALARMRGALDAQASAHAGLVKVGRTHLQDAAPITLGLEFDGWSAQVDQATAGIVRALEPVYELALGATAVGTGLNAPERFGETAIARLASLTGHPFVPARQRLAAIAAHDALVGLSGSLRTLAGALLKVANDIRWLGSGPRAGLGELVLPANEPGSSIMPGKINPSQAEALTMVAVHVFGADHAVAFAGSQGSFELNAYKPLIVHHLLDAVGVLAEACDSFVTRCLDGLSADEAAIARHLERSLVAAAALVPHIGYDRAAMIALDAHRTGRTLRQSAVETHGIAAVDFDRWTRLDEAAGVTRRRQPEPAPRAPGRSP from the coding sequence ATGAGCGACGGTCGTCCCCGTCCGGTCTCGCCGGACCATCCGCCGGCGCGTGTCGAATCCGACAGCCTTGGTCCGGTGGAGATTCCGGCCGGTGCCTACTGGGGTGCGCAGACCGAGCGATCGCGCCTCAACTTCCCGATCGGGCGGGAGCGTCACCTCGTCCCGGCGGCGGTGGTCCACGCCCTGGGCCTCGTGAAGCTCGCGGCCGCGGACGCCAATCACGCCCTCGGCGTCCTCGACGAGACGCGCGCGGCGCCCATCGCCGCGGCGGCCCGCGAAGTCGCCGACGGCGTCTGGGATCGGCAGTTCCCGCTCGTCGTGTTCCAGACCGGCTCCGGCACCCACACCAACATGAACGCGAACGAGGTGATCGCGAACCGCGCGATCGAGCTCGCCGGCGGCGTCATCGGCAGCAAGACGCCCGTGCACCCGAACGATCACGTGAACCGCTCGCAGAGCTCGAACGACGTCATCCCGACGTGCATGCACGTCGCGGTGGTGTCGGCCGTCCACGCGCGGCTGCTGCCGGCGCTCGCGCGGATGCGCGGCGCCCTCGACGCCCAGGCGTCCGCCCATGCCGGCCTCGTGAAAGTCGGCCGCACCCACCTCCAGGACGCGGCCCCGATCACGCTCGGCCTCGAGTTCGACGGATGGTCGGCGCAGGTGGACCAGGCGACGGCCGGCATCGTCCGGGCCCTGGAGCCCGTGTACGAGCTCGCCCTGGGCGCGACGGCCGTCGGCACGGGGCTGAATGCACCCGAGCGTTTCGGGGAGACCGCCATCGCGCGGCTCGCGAGTCTCACGGGGCACCCGTTCGTCCCGGCCCGCCAGCGGCTGGCCGCCATCGCCGCGCACGACGCGCTCGTGGGCCTCAGCGGCAGCCTGCGCACGCTGGCCGGCGCGCTGCTGAAGGTGGCCAACGACATCCGCTGGCTCGGCTCAGGGCCACGGGCCGGTCTCGGCGAGCTCGTGCTGCCGGCCAACGAGCCGGGCTCGTCCATCATGCCGGGGAAGATCAACCCCTCGCAGGCCGAGGCCCTCACGATGGTGGCGGTTCACGTCTTCGGCGCCGACCACGCCGTGGCCTTCGCGGGCTCGCAGGGCAGCTTCGAGCTGAACGCCTACAAGCCCCTCATCGTCCACCATCTGCTGGACGCCGTCGGTGTCCTGGCGGAGGCGTGCGACTCGTTCGTCACGCGCTGCCTCGACGGGCTCTCCGCCGACGAGGCCGCCATCGCCCGTCACCTGGAACGCTCGCTCGTGGCGGCCGCGGCGCTGGTGCCGCACATCGGGTACGACCGCGCCGCCATGATTGCCCTCGACGCGCATCGCACCGGGCGGACCCTGCGCCAGTCCGCCGTCGAGACGCACGGCATCGCCGCCGTGGACTTCGATCGATGGACCCGGCTCGACGAGGCCGCCGGGGTGACCCGTCGTCGACAGCCGGAGCCCGCGCCCCGGGCTCCAGGGAGATCGCCATGA
- a CDS encoding sigma-70 family RNA polymerase sigma factor, giving the protein MTPPDDASGQVREQVTDLLMRWTGGDGAALNALMPLVYVELRKTADALLRRERAGHTLQPTALVHEAWMRMVRQERVSFDHRKQFFGLAAQVMRRILVDHARAARADKRGGGAALEPLAMDVPGAGDRTVELLALDQALTELGRVDARQAQVIELRYFGGLTIGELADVLGVSEATVSRDQRAAEAWLSQAMSGAAG; this is encoded by the coding sequence ATGACCCCGCCGGACGACGCCTCGGGCCAGGTACGCGAGCAGGTCACGGATCTGCTCATGCGGTGGACCGGCGGCGACGGGGCGGCGCTGAACGCGCTCATGCCGCTCGTCTACGTCGAGTTGCGCAAGACCGCCGATGCCCTCCTCCGGCGCGAGCGCGCCGGCCACACCCTGCAGCCCACGGCCCTCGTCCACGAAGCCTGGATGCGGATGGTGCGCCAGGAGCGCGTGAGCTTCGACCACCGGAAGCAGTTCTTCGGGCTGGCCGCGCAGGTGATGCGCCGCATCCTGGTGGACCACGCCCGCGCGGCGCGGGCCGACAAGCGCGGCGGCGGCGCGGCCCTGGAACCGCTCGCGATGGACGTGCCCGGCGCCGGCGACCGGACGGTGGAGCTCCTGGCGCTGGACCAGGCCCTCACCGAACTGGGCCGGGTGGACGCCCGGCAGGCGCAGGTGATCGAGCTGCGCTATTTCGGGGGCCTCACGATCGGCGAACTCGCCGACGTGCTGGGCGTGTCGGAAGCGACCGTGAGCCGCGACCAGCGCGCGGCCGAGGCCTGGCTCAGCCAGGCCATGTCCGGCGCCGCCGGCTAG
- a CDS encoding pyridoxal phosphate-dependent aminotransferase, with protein MPTTSVPRLSALVQAQLDSPSPIRQIMKMAERQNIVAMGLDPDDVISFGGGWVNHAAPEEFRQAYAEIAADPTLFHQSGGYTATLGEMACREQIARFESHLFGVPRLGPEHVAIGMGSTQLTHDLFRALLDPGDTVMLLDPTYANYEGQIAFAAPGARIVRLPVMDAATWTYRPLSDPDGVARDFDRLFDAHRPRLVLFGAPDNPTSQVVPQALAERMRARTAAAGAWLAIDFAYKCQHFEPPPAYYAWSPADHPHVVGIHSNSKWARGLGRRLGWIEAATPVIDALERVQQCSILCPDTLAQMAMGRYLARAIDDGSLRRYVDWANGLYRDAARVTVDAIDRYIGRPRLVPAGGLYTVMDVGRDAEAFVPEALKATGVLVVPGRGFGASLTTGVRISFGPLVTAPARIEEGLRRLGAWMRQTA; from the coding sequence ATGCCCACCACTTCGGTGCCCCGTCTGTCGGCGCTCGTGCAGGCACAGCTCGACTCCCCGTCGCCCATCCGCCAGATCATGAAGATGGCCGAGCGGCAGAACATCGTCGCGATGGGGCTCGACCCCGACGACGTGATCTCGTTCGGCGGAGGCTGGGTGAACCACGCCGCCCCGGAGGAGTTCCGGCAGGCGTACGCCGAGATCGCCGCCGATCCCACGCTCTTCCACCAGAGCGGCGGCTACACGGCCACGCTCGGCGAGATGGCCTGCCGCGAACAGATCGCGCGCTTCGAGTCACACCTGTTCGGCGTGCCGCGGCTCGGCCCCGAGCACGTGGCCATCGGGATGGGCAGCACGCAGCTCACGCACGACCTGTTCCGGGCGCTCCTCGATCCCGGCGACACGGTCATGCTGCTGGATCCGACCTACGCGAACTACGAGGGGCAGATCGCGTTTGCCGCGCCGGGCGCCCGGATCGTGCGCCTGCCGGTCATGGACGCGGCGACGTGGACCTACCGGCCATTGAGCGACCCGGACGGCGTCGCCCGCGACTTCGACAGGCTCTTCGACGCCCACCGGCCGCGGCTCGTGCTCTTCGGCGCGCCCGACAACCCGACGAGCCAGGTCGTGCCGCAGGCCCTGGCCGAGCGCATGCGCGCGCGGACGGCCGCCGCCGGCGCCTGGCTGGCGATCGACTTCGCCTACAAGTGCCAGCACTTCGAGCCGCCGCCGGCCTACTACGCCTGGTCGCCGGCGGATCATCCCCACGTGGTGGGCATCCACTCCAACTCGAAGTGGGCGCGGGGCCTGGGACGGCGCCTGGGTTGGATCGAAGCCGCGACGCCCGTCATCGACGCGCTCGAGCGCGTCCAGCAGTGCAGCATCCTCTGTCCCGACACGCTCGCGCAGATGGCGATGGGCCGCTATCTCGCCCGGGCCATCGACGACGGGTCGCTGCGCCGCTACGTGGACTGGGCCAACGGCCTGTACCGCGACGCGGCGCGCGTCACCGTGGACGCGATCGACCGCTACATCGGCCGGCCGCGGCTGGTGCCGGCCGGCGGCCTCTACACGGTGATGGACGTCGGGCGCGACGCCGAGGCGTTCGTGCCCGAGGCCCTCAAGGCCACGGGCGTGCTCGTGGTGCCGGGCCGCGGCTTCGGCGCCTCGCTGACCACCGGCGTGCGCATCTCGTTCGGTCCCCTGGTGACCGCGCCGGCCAGGATCGAGGAGGGGCTCCGCCGGCTCGGCGCCTGGATGCGCCAGACCGCGTGA
- a CDS encoding ABC transporter permease — translation MTMRWDGLRFDLVSGVRGFRRTPGVTLAALATLVLGIGAAAAMFTVVRAVLFAPLPYAQPDRRVMIWSRWVSFDKTWLSDQEILDYRRLATTMTAVAGWTTQQQNLTGDGPPIRVGVGLVTANVFDVLGARPVLGRPIAPAEDRPGAAPVAVLGYGLWQTRFGGDPSVVGRRIQLDDVPVEIVGVMPEGFRLPTDFTEDAAEPTRLWRPLAIDEADTSRGSHGFYAAAVLAPGATAASASDELAALTRTMTAQGLYPDAMRFTAFAVPVDAEIRGGLRPAMWLLTGAVLCLLLIACANVANLLLVRGEARAREMAVRTAIGATGTRLIGQLLGESTLLAAAGGIGGLGLAAAALRVLVAVDPTLLPPLAPIRLDAFVVGATLGLAVVTTLVFGLVPALRTPRVSLVEALREGQHATASPARQRLRAALVLVEVTLAVVLVVGAGLMGRSLAALGRVPLGFDPSHVLTLRLALPAARYDTPERVVAFYRELVTRVRALPGVTAAGLVRVLPLATSIGDWGVDVEGFEESPGHTAKGDWQIVSDGAFEAMGMRLVRGRWFTPMDTTGSMPIVVVNETMARAYWPDGQAVGGRVRVGGADSGRPWAQVVGIVADERHNGVTAAVKEKFYVPHSQWHVLTGGNLVRNAFLVVRTSGAPEAAAGPAAAAVAALDPGLPVAAVRPMTEVVDAALATPRLTGVLLGSFAAAALALAVVGLYGVVSYLVARRTHEIGIRVALGAERGAVLRLVMARGVGLALGGVVVGVVAALGAARLMRSLLYEVTPSDPVTFLVVPAALLLVAVVASLVPALRALRIDPLRALRVE, via the coding sequence ATGACCATGCGCTGGGATGGGCTGCGGTTCGACCTCGTGAGCGGCGTGCGCGGATTCCGGCGCACGCCCGGTGTCACGCTCGCGGCCCTGGCGACGCTCGTGCTCGGCATCGGCGCCGCGGCCGCCATGTTCACGGTGGTGCGCGCCGTGCTCTTCGCGCCGCTGCCGTACGCCCAGCCGGATCGGCGCGTGATGATCTGGAGCCGCTGGGTCAGCTTCGACAAGACGTGGCTCTCGGACCAGGAGATCCTCGACTACCGACGCCTGGCCACGACGATGACGGCCGTCGCGGGCTGGACGACCCAGCAGCAGAACCTCACGGGCGACGGACCGCCGATTCGCGTCGGCGTCGGCCTGGTGACCGCGAACGTCTTCGACGTCCTGGGCGCCCGGCCGGTCCTGGGCCGCCCGATCGCCCCGGCGGAGGACCGCCCGGGCGCGGCGCCCGTCGCCGTGCTCGGCTACGGGTTGTGGCAGACGCGTTTCGGCGGCGATCCGTCCGTGGTCGGGCGACGCATCCAGCTCGACGACGTGCCGGTCGAGATCGTCGGCGTGATGCCGGAGGGCTTCCGCCTGCCCACCGACTTCACCGAGGACGCCGCCGAGCCGACCCGGCTCTGGCGTCCGCTCGCCATCGACGAGGCCGACACGTCCCGCGGCAGCCACGGCTTCTACGCGGCCGCCGTCCTGGCGCCCGGCGCCACGGCCGCCTCCGCGTCCGACGAACTGGCCGCCCTCACGAGGACCATGACCGCGCAGGGGCTCTATCCGGACGCCATGCGCTTCACGGCGTTCGCCGTGCCGGTCGACGCCGAGATCCGCGGCGGCCTCCGGCCGGCGATGTGGCTGCTGACCGGGGCCGTGCTGTGCCTGCTCCTCATCGCGTGCGCCAACGTGGCGAACCTGCTGCTCGTGCGCGGCGAGGCGCGCGCCCGGGAGATGGCCGTCCGCACCGCCATCGGCGCGACGGGCACGCGGCTCATCGGCCAGCTCCTGGGGGAAAGCACGCTGCTCGCGGCGGCCGGCGGCATCGGCGGGCTCGGCCTGGCCGCGGCGGCGCTGCGGGTGCTCGTGGCCGTGGACCCCACCCTCCTGCCGCCGCTCGCGCCCATCCGGCTCGATGCCTTCGTGGTGGGGGCCACGCTGGGACTCGCCGTGGTGACGACGCTCGTCTTCGGGCTCGTGCCGGCGCTCAGGACGCCGCGGGTGTCGCTGGTGGAGGCGCTGCGCGAGGGCCAGCACGCCACGGCCAGCCCCGCGCGGCAGCGCCTGAGGGCCGCGCTCGTCCTCGTCGAGGTGACGCTGGCCGTGGTGCTCGTCGTGGGCGCCGGGCTCATGGGGCGCAGCCTGGCGGCGCTCGGCCGCGTGCCCCTCGGCTTCGATCCGTCGCACGTGCTGACGCTCCGGCTCGCGCTGCCAGCCGCGCGGTACGACACGCCGGAACGGGTGGTCGCGTTCTACCGGGAGCTGGTGACGCGCGTGCGCGCGCTTCCGGGCGTCACCGCCGCCGGGCTCGTCCGCGTGCTGCCGCTCGCCACCTCGATCGGCGACTGGGGCGTGGACGTGGAGGGATTCGAGGAGAGCCCGGGTCACACCGCCAAGGGCGACTGGCAGATCGTCAGCGACGGTGCCTTCGAAGCCATGGGCATGCGGCTCGTGCGCGGCCGCTGGTTCACGCCGATGGACACGACCGGGTCGATGCCCATCGTGGTGGTGAACGAGACGATGGCTCGCGCCTACTGGCCCGACGGCCAGGCCGTGGGCGGGCGCGTGCGGGTCGGTGGGGCCGACAGCGGCCGGCCGTGGGCGCAGGTGGTGGGGATCGTGGCCGACGAACGCCACAACGGCGTCACGGCGGCCGTGAAGGAGAAGTTCTACGTGCCCCACAGCCAGTGGCACGTCCTCACCGGCGGCAACCTGGTGCGCAACGCCTTCCTGGTCGTCCGGACGAGCGGCGCGCCCGAGGCCGCCGCCGGTCCTGCCGCCGCGGCCGTGGCCGCGCTCGATCCGGGGCTGCCCGTCGCCGCCGTGCGGCCGATGACCGAGGTGGTCGACGCCGCGCTCGCCACGCCGCGCCTCACGGGCGTGCTGCTCGGGAGCTTCGCGGCGGCCGCGCTCGCCCTGGCCGTCGTCGGCCTCTACGGTGTCGTCTCGTACCTGGTGGCCCGGCGCACGCACGAGATCGGGATCCGCGTGGCGCTCGGAGCCGAGCGCGGCGCGGTACTGCGGCTGGTGATGGCACGCGGCGTGGGCCTGGCGCTGGGCGGCGTGGTGGTGGGCGTCGTCGCCGCCCTGGGGGCCGCGCGTCTGATGCGCAGCCTGCTGTACGAGGTCACGCCGTCAGACCCGGTGACGTTCCTGGTCGTGCCTGCCGCCCTGCTCCTGGTGGCCGTGGTCGCCAGCCTGGTGCCGGCGCTGCGCGCGCTCCGGATCGATCCCTTGCGGGCGCTCAGGGTGGAGTAG